The following proteins are co-located in the Saccharomyces kudriavzevii IFO 1802 strain IFO1802 genome assembly, chromosome: 6 genome:
- the SKDI06G0790 gene encoding SUR7/PalI family protein (similar to Saccharomyces cerevisiae DCV1 (YFR012W) and YOL019W; ancestral locus Anc_1.371) — translation MFSFKPVLLFASLLQLLSFLGLLLCCLTSPVIKTWGLAQIGGVFYGAFGYCQSAEVVSCSPVHLMYNPSKVTQPGFSFENWWLNPGARHIIGKLLISIPIATSLTFICFLFLLIFFFLYQPGGTYISLTTSNAILQMMTFLSTLLVCVLILARFHPYTTWCGWLTLPCSFLSLIVCVLSVFGWWSVRNQTETVDMEEGIENVESILKLYGASQTSSVLDDKSPEAIKSTAISSSTQSIYANTNISDGLQKTLDPNQDKAKNSNQDEPSSENYFSLKRRPLVNFFIPKLNNAEMFVKMDTGKQEELSLDRIDMASFPARQGEVEVPAEKKMENILFYEGISSHSQRSYDPPWLFGVQAAQAVNDFKAYSQNNCYALAPPQRQLHDPSNYHNQEGVPQDPSFTWNLQQRSMGYYGNDCDSHPIPGIDEHSNQAFSQEYGLQHMLPKKYRPAYKQRIFPIKANPQPAYSFY, via the coding sequence ATGTTTAGTTTTAAACCAGTATTGTTGTTTGCCTCGCTTCTGCAATTATTATCCTTCCTTGGGCTTCTACTGTGCTGCCTGACCTCGCCAGTAATCAAGACCTGGGGGCTCGCTCAAATCGGTGGAGTGTTCTACGGTGCTTTTGGTTACTGTCAATCCGCAGAAGTTGTTTCCTGCTCTCCAGTGCATTTAATGTATAATCCTTCGAAAGTAACGCAGCCGGgcttttcctttgaaaattggTGGTTGAATCCTGGGGCAAGGCATATCATAGGGAAGCTTTTGATTTCTATACCGATAGCTACAAGTTTGACctttatttgtttcttatttcttttgatttttttctttctctacCAGCCTGGAGGAACTTACATCTCGCTTACCACTTCAAACGCTATTTTACAGATGATGACATTTCTATCGACTTTACTTGTCTGTGTCCTCATTTTAGCTCGATTTCACCCCTATACAACCTGGTGCGGCTGGTTAACTCTTCCTTGTTCTTTCTTATCATTGATAGTGTGCGTTTTGTCAGTTTTTGGTTGGTGGAGCGTACGCAACCAAACAGAAACTGTTGACATGGAAGAAGGTATTGAAAATGTAGAGAGCATCCTCAAACTATATGGAGCGAGTCAAACATCAAGCGTCCTTGATGATAAGTCCCCGGAAGCTATCAAGAGTACtgctatttcttcttctactCAGTCTATTTATGCTAACACAAATATTTCTGATGGCTTACAGAAGACCTTAGACCCTAACCAAGATaaagcaaaaaattcaaatcagGATGAGCCATCATCTGAGAACTATTTCTCATTGAAACGGAGGCCTTTggttaatttttttattcccAAATTGAACAATGCAGAAATGTTTGTCAAAATGGATACGGGGAAGCAGGAAGAATTGTCTTTGGATAGGATTGACATGGCTAGCTTTCCTGCAAGGCAAGGAGAAGTGGAAGTGCctgcagaaaaaaaaatggaaaacatTCTGTTTTATGAGGGAATCTCCAGTCACTCACAGCGCAGCTACGATCCGCCTTGGTTATTTGGCGTTCAAGCTGCTCAAGCTGTTAATGACTTCAAGGCATATTCGCAAAACAATTGCTATGCCCTAGCTCCTCCACAACGTCAATTGCACGACCCAAGTAATTACCATAATCAAGAGGGTGTCCCCCAAGATCCTTCTTTCACGTGGAATTTGCAACAGAGATCGATGGGGTACTATGGTAATGACTGCGACTCACATCCTATTCCTGGCATCGACGAACACTCCAACCAGGCATTTTCACAGGAGTACGGCCTGCAGCATATGTTGCCCAAAAAATACAGACCTGCTTATAAACAACGGATTTTTCCCATAAAAGCCAATCCACAGCCAGCTTATTCTTTCTACTAG
- the MIC19 gene encoding Mic19p (similar to Saccharomyces cerevisiae AIM13 (YFR011C); ancestral locus Anc_1.370), with translation MGSNTSKVAAGTEQQQVYTPRTQIDFSQSLVSQLDSSKESDYVTKQNAEKFIEKKVSQRLSNLEVETLKKFESTLDSSLLSDDGNDAVDGVSSSSLNNQIESLNKKLTLFDQLELRKLEKYGGAKSKSDKTNGNGDVSIKAKLTECLLANKGKPLNCYEEMEEFKKLVMG, from the coding sequence ATGGGTTCGAATACTTCTAAAGTGGCTGCTGGTACGGAACAACAACAAGTGTACACTCCACGAACACAAATTGATTTTTCGCAATCCCTAGTGTCTCAATTGGATTCATCAAAGGAATCAGACTATGTCACCAAGCAAAATGCAGAAAAgttcattgaaaagaaagtctCTCAAAGACTGTCCAACTTGGAGGTCGAAACGTTGAAGAAGTTCGAAAGCACTTTGGACAGTTCGCTATTATCGGACGATGGTAACGATGCCGTTGATGGAGTGTCATCAAGTTCATTGAATAACCAGATCGAGTCCCTGAACAAGAAGTTAACCTTATTCGACCAATTAGAATTACGAAAGCTAGAGAAATACGGTGGCGCGAAGAGTAAGTCTGATAAAACGAATGGCAACGGGGACGTCTCTATAAAGGCAAAATTGACTGAATGTCTTTTAGCCAATAAGGGCAAACCTTTGAACTGTTACGAAGAGATggaagaattcaaaaagctTGTCATGGgttga
- the UBP6 gene encoding ubiquitin-specific protease UBP6 (similar to Saccharomyces cerevisiae UBP6 (YFR010W); ancestral locus Anc_1.369), with the protein MSGEMIEFSIRHSGKVHPITLPIDATVADLKNKVEELTQVPSARQKYMVKGGLAGEESIKISSLVKSGSTVMLLGTPDANLISKPAKRNNFIEDLAPEQQVQQFAETPVGFKNMGNTCYLNATLQALYRVDDLRDMILNYNPSQEASNSGVQDEETHKQIIIEMKRCFENLQNKSFKSVLPIVLLNTLRKCYPQFAERDAQGGFYKQQDAEELFTQLFHSMSVVFGDKFSEEFRIQFKTTIKDTANEDDVTVKENESDSKLQCHISSTTNFMRNGLLEGLTEKIEKRSDLTDANSIYNVEKKISRLPKFLTVQYVRFFWKRSTNKKSKILRKVVFPFQLDVADMLTPEYASEKIKVRDELRKVEKEKNEKEREIKRRKFDSSPSEDIITPKEQYDTQVALDESEKDQWLEEYKKHFPENLEKGENPSCVYNLIGVITHQGANSESGHYQAFIRDELDENKWYKFNDDKVSVVEKEKIESLAGGGESDSALILMYKGFGL; encoded by the coding sequence ATGAGTGGCGAAATGATTGAATTTAGTATTAGACATTCCGGTAAAGTTCACCCAATAACACTTCCCATTGATGCCACTGTTGCtgacttgaaaaataaagtagAGGAATTGACCCAAGTTCCGAGTGCCCGCCAAAAATATATGGTTAAGGGCGGGTTGGCCGGGGAAGAGTCCATTAAAATCTCCTCTTTGGTCAAATCAGGATCAACAGTGATGCTGTTGGGGACTCCAGATGCTAACTTAATCTCTAAACCAGCAAAGAGAAAcaattttattgaagacCTTGCGCCCGAGCAACAAGTTCAACAATTTGCCGAAACGCCTGTAGGTTTCAAGAATATGGGTAACACGTGTTATTTGAATGCTACTTTACAGGCTTTGTACAGAGTGGACGATTTAAGAGATATGATTCTTAACTACAACCCCTCTCAGGAAGCCTCGAACAGTGGCGtacaagatgaagaaacaCATAAGCAAATTATTATTGAAATGAAACGTTGTTTTGAGAATTTACAGAATAAGAGTTTCAAGAGTGTACTGCCTATTGTGCTATTGAACACTCTAAGGAAGTGTTATCCACAGTTTGCCGAGCGTGATGCACAAGGTGGGTTCTACAAGCAACAAGACGCCGAGGAACTGTTTACACAACTGTTCCACAGTATGAGCGTTGTCTTTGGTGACAAATTTTCCGAAGAGTTCAGAATTCAGTTCAAAACTACAATCAAAGATACAGCTAATGAAGACGATGTTActgtcaaagaaaatgaaagtgaTTCCAAATTGCAGTGCCATATTTCTAGCACTACAAATTTCATGAGAAACGGGCTGCTCGAAGGTTtaacagaaaaaatcgaaaaaagATCCGATTTAACCGATGCCAATTCTATCTacaatgttgaaaaaaaaatatcaagacTCCCAAAGTTTTTAACTGTTCAATATgttagatttttttggaaaagatcAACCAACAAGAAATCTAAGATTTTGCGTAAGGTAGTTTTCCCATTTCAATTGGATGTCGCAGATATGCTTACGCCAGAATACGCTTcagaaaagataaaagtTCGTGATGAATTAAGaaaagtggaaaaagaaaagaatgaaaaggaaagggaGATCAAAAGGCGCAAATTCGATTCATCACCCAGCGAAGATATTATCACACCAAAAGAGCAATACGATACACAAGTAGCCCTTGACGAAAGTGAAAAGGATCAGTGGTTGGAGGAGTATAAGAAACATTTCcctgaaaatttggaaaaaggTGAAAACCCATCCTGCGTTTATAACCTAATTGGTGTCATCACCCATCAAGGTGCCAATTCTGAGTCTGGACATTATCAAGCTTTTATAAGGGATGAATTGGACGAAAATAAATGGTATAAGTTTAACGATGATAAAGTTAGCGTAgttgaaaaggaaaaaatcgaGTCCTTGGCCGGTGGCGGTGAAAGTGATAGCGCGCTGATCTTAATGTATAAGGGGTTTGGTTTGTGA
- the GCN20 gene encoding putative AAA family ATPase GCN20 (similar to Saccharomyces cerevisiae GCN20 (YFR009W); ancestral locus Anc_1.366): protein MPSIGSQVRKAASSIDPIVTDYAVGYFNHLSGITFDAVQSKQVDLPAEVKFVSDLLVDAGAARDKVNELAENILKQLGTQLKENEAKLELTGDTSKRLLDINVLRSHNSKSDLNVSLNMLGVNGDIEHAGRNMETRVDLKKLAKAEQKIAKKVAKRNNKFVQYEASKLIDDQKDEDYDSFFLQINPLEFGSSAGKSKDIFIDTFDLYVGDGQRILSNAQLTLSFGRRYGLVGQNGIGKSTLLRALSRRELNVPKHVSILHVEQELRGDGTKALQSVLDADVWRKQLLSEEAKINERLKDMDALRNEFEEDSLEVKKLDNEREDLDNHLVQISEKLVDMESDKAEARAASILYGLGFSTEAQQQPTNSFSGGWRMRLSLARALFCQPDLLLLDEPSNMLDVPSIAYLAEYLKTYPNTVLTVSHDRAFLNEVATDIIYQHNERLDYYRGQDFDSFYTTKEERRKNAQREYDNQMVYRKHLQEFIDKYRYNAAKSQEAQSRIKKLEKLPVLEPPEQDKTVDFKFPDCDKLSPPIIQLQDVFFGYDEKNLLLEDVNLDVQMDSRIALVGANGCGKTTLLKIMMEQLRPLKGFVSRNPRLRIGYFTQHHVDSMDLTTSAVDWMSRSFPGKTDEEYRRHLGSFGITGTLGLQKMQLLSGGQKSRVAFAALCLNNPHILVLDEPSNHLDTTGLDALVDALKNFNGGVLMVSHDISVIDSVCKEIWVSEQGTVKRFEGTIYDYRDYILQSADAAGVVKKH, encoded by the coding sequence ATGCCAAGTATCGGTTCCCAAGTGAGGAAAGCTGCTTCTAgcattgatcctattgtCACTGACTATGCGGTAGGCTATTTCAACCACTTATCCGGCATAACCTTCGATGCCGTTCAGAGCAAACAAGTAGATCTGCCCGCTGAAGTGAAATTCGTCTCCGATTTGCTGGTGGATGCAGGTGCCGCAAGGGACAAAGTTAACGAACTGGCCGAAAATATTCTGAAGCAATTGGGTACTCAActaaaggaaaatgagGCCAAATTGGAACTGACCGGTGACACATCCAAGAGATTACTAGATATCAATGTCTTGAGGAGCCACAACAGCAAGTCCGACCTCAACGTCTCTTTGAACATGTTGGGTGTGAACGGTGACATCGAACATGCTGGTAGAAATATGGAAACAAGGGtcgatttgaaaaaattggccaAGGCTGAACAGAAGATCGCCAAGAAAGTCGCCAAGAGGAATAACAAATTCGTCCAATACGAGGCTTCTAAATTGATCGATGACCAAAAGGACGAGGATTACgactctttctttttgcaaatCAACCCGTTGGAGTTCGGCTCATCCGCTGGTAAATCCAAAGATATTTTCATCGACACGTTCGACTTGTATGTCGGTGACGGCCAAAGAATTCTTTCCAACGCTCAGTTGACCCTGAGTTTCGGTCGCAGATATGGTCTTGTGGGTCAAAATGGTATCGGTAAATCTACTTTATTGAGGGCCCTTTCCAGGAGGGAACTAAACGTCCCCAAACACGTTTCCATTCTGCATGTGGAACAAGAATTAAGAGGTGATGGTACAAAGGCATTACAAAGTGTCCTGGATGCAGATGTTTGGAGAAAGCAACTGTTGAGCGAAGAAGCCAAGATCAATGAAAGATTAAAGGATATGGATGCCTTGAGAAACGAATTTGAGGAAGACAGTTTGGAAGTTAAAAAATTGGACAACGAAAGAGAAGATTTAGACAACCATTTGGTAcaaatttctgaaaaattggtcgATATGGAATCCGATAAAGCTGAAGCTAGAGCAGCATCAATCCTTTACGGGTTGGGGTTCAGTACCGAGGCACAACAACAACCTACCAATTCCTTCTCCGGTGGTTGGAGGATGAGATTGTCTCTGGCAAGAGCGTTGTTCTGTCAACCAGATCTGTTGCTATTAGATGAACCTTCCAATATGTTGGATGTCCCATCCATCGCTTATTTGGCAGAATATCTGAAGACATATCCAAATACCGTCTTGACAGTTTCTCACGATCGTGCATTTTTGAACGAAGTGGCTACAGATATCATATATCAGCACAACGAAAGATTGGACTACTACAGAGGCCAAGATTTTGATTCCTTTTACACCACAAAGGAGGAACGTAGAAAGAATGCTCAACGTGAATACGATAACCAAATGGTTTACAGAAAGCATTTACAAGAGTTTATTGACAAGTATAGATACAACGCTGCCAAATCGCAAGAGGCTCAATCAAGaatcaagaaattggaaaagttgCCAGTCTTGGAACCACCGGAACAAGACAAAACCGttgatttcaaatttcCTGATTGTGATAAGTTATCTCCACCAATTATTCAACTGCAAGATGTCTTCTTTGGCTATgacgaaaaaaatctatTATTAGAGGACGTGAACTTGGATGTTCAAATGGATTCCAGAATCGCCCTTGTGGGTGCCAATGGTTGTGGTAAGACTACATTGCTAAAGATTATGATGGAGCAATTAAGACCGCTCAAGGGTTTCGTATCGAGAAACCCAAGATTGCGTATCGGTTACTTTACCCAGCACCATGTGGATTCTATGGACTTGACCACTTCTGCAGTGGACTGGATGTCCAGATCTTTCCCAGGTAAGACTGACGAAGAGTATAGACGTCATTTAGGTTCATTTGGGATAACGGGTACTTTGGGTCTACAAAAAATGCAACTATTGTCAGGTGGTCAAAAGTCTCGTGTGGCATTCGCCGCTTTGTGTCTAAATAACCCACATATTTTGGTCCTAGATGAACCTTCTAATCATTTGGATACCACTGGTCTAGACGCCTTGGTGGACGCTTTGAAGAACTTCAACGGTGGTGTTTTGATGGTTTCTCATGATATCTCTGTTATCGACTCTGTTTGCAAGGAGATTTGGGTCTCAGAACAAGGTACTGTCAAGAGGTTCGAAGGTACCATTTACGACTATAGAGATTACATCTTGCAATCTGCTGatgctgctggtgtcgtTAAAAAACACTAG
- the IGD1 gene encoding Igd1p (similar to Saccharomyces cerevisiae IGD1 (YFR017C) and YOL024W; ancestral locus Anc_1.363) yields MPDHHLNAPGVSSSPSFAKSQDFLNIDEPPSAQETPSVSTFNLPGPSAPAPAPAQNVDKPAPMMRRRSTNYMDALNSREQAREGESSSEEHAPAAEHRGSGPMDFQNTIHSMQYRATNDSDLSHVGVDMGDSISHPPVRSRTSNKPVFKDAYLDSNSGDSTSVPRDSAPQLGTRRKSSFKYEDFKKDIYNQLHMFEDK; encoded by the coding sequence atGCCGGACCATCACTTAAACGCGCCCGGGGTGAGCTCGTCCCCCAGTTTTGCAAAGTCGCAGGACTTCCTCAACATCGACGAACCGCCTTCCGCACAGGAAACGCCCAGCGTTTCCACGTTCAATCTCCCGGGCCCGAGCGCTCCCGCTCCCGCTCCCGCTCAAAATGTGGACAAGCCTGCCCCCATGATGAGACGGCGCTCCACCAACTACATGGACGCGCTGAATTCCCGAGAACAGGCCCGGGAGGGCGAAAGTAGCTCCGAAGAGCACGCCCCGGCTGCTGAGCATAGGGGCAGCGGACCCATGGATTTCCAAAATACCATCCACAGCATGCAGTACAGGGCCACTAACGATTCCGATCTGAGCCACGTAGGCGTGGACATGGGCGACTCCATCTCGCACCCGCCCGTCCGTTCCCGCACCAGTAACAAACCTGTCTTCAAGGACGCGTACCTTGACAGCAACAGTGGCGACAGTACGAGTGTTCCACGCGATTCTGCTCCGCAGCTGGGAACGCGGAGGAAGTCGTCTTTCAAGTACGAGGACTTCAAAAAGGACATCTATAACCAGCTTCACATGTTTGAAGACAAGTAA
- the SKDI06G0860 gene encoding uncharacterized protein (similar to Saccharomyces cerevisiae YFR018C; ancestral locus Anc_1.361), which translates to MKYGSRLQIVCLACVAVLFGAHRALGWELSHEEYHAAHLNELINLEEGPKNLLLPFNRTRIPGSEGSRDVQRFIIEHFNTTLAGEWAVETQPFEENGYRFNNLVMTLQNNASEFLVLAAHYDTKIVPTGMVGAIDSAASCAALLYTAQFLTHIARHERANQYSKLDVDPVITGSTLGVKIVFFDGEEAIEEWGPEDSIYGARRLAAQWLADGTMARVRLLLLMDLLGSGEEEPMVPSYYANSHQDYQLLNRIEDDLLFARDDGSTAQSPLAAEVARQRKLLDPTDYRFVGLGYSVVGDDHTPFLAAGVPVLHAIPLPFPSTWHTVQDDFQHLDAAETRHWTLLVCEFVVQSLRFRAQ; encoded by the coding sequence ATGAAATACGGATCGCGTTTACAGATAGTTTGCCTGGCGTGCGTAGCAGTGCTCTTTGGGGCGCACAGGGCACTTGGGTGGGAGCTATCACACGAGGAATACCACGCAGCGCATCTGAATGAGCTTATCAACCTAGAAGAGGGCCCTAAAAACTTGCTTTTGCCGTTCAATAGGACGCGCATTCCCGGGTCGGAGGGCTCGCGCGATGTCCAGCGGTTCATTATCGAGCACTTCAACACGACGCTGGCGGGTGAGTGGGCGGTGGAGACGCAACCGTTCGAGGAAAACGGGTACCGCTTCAACAACCTCGTCATGACGTTGCAGAACAACGCCTCCGAGTTTCTGGTGCTTGCCGCACACTACGACACCAAGATCGTCCCCACAGGGATGGTGGGCGCCATCGACAGCGCGGCCTCGTGTGCCGCGCTGCTGTATACAGCGCAGTTTCTAACACACATCGCGCGCCACGAGCGGGCAAACCAGTACAGCAAACTGGATGTAGACCCGGTAATAACAGGCTCTACATTGGGCGTCAAGATCGTGTTTTTTGACGGCGAAGAGGCAATCGAAGAGTGGGGGCCGGAGGACTCAATATACGGGGCACGGCGGCTAGCCGCCCAATGGCTCGCTGACGGCACGATGGCACGGGTCCGCCTGCTACTGCTCATGGACCTACTGGGAAGCGGTGAGGAGGAGCCGATGGTGCCCAGTTACTATGCAAACTCGCACCAGGACTACCAGTTGCTGAACCGGATCGAGGACGATTTGCTGTTCGCGCGCGACGATGGCTCCACGGCGCAGTCGCCACTAGCCGCCGAAGTCGCGCGCCAGCGCAAACTCCTTGACCCGACGGACTATCGGTTCGTCGGGCTCGGCTACTCTGTCGTTGGAGACGACCATACTCCGTTCCTGGCCGCAGGGGTGCCTGTGCTGCACGCAATCCCGCTGCCGTTCCCCAGCACATGGCACACCGTGCAGGACGACTTCCAGCACTTGGACGCCGCGGAGACCCGTCACTGGACGCTGCTGGTGTGCGAGTTTGTTGTGCAGTCTCTGCGTTTCCGTGCTCAGTGA